From Enterococcus mediterraneensis, the proteins below share one genomic window:
- the rseP gene encoding RIP metalloprotease RseP: MKTALTFIIVFGVIVIIHEFGHFFFAKRAGILVREFAIGMGPKIYGHQGKDGTTYTLRLLPIGGYVRMAGMGEDETELAPGMPISLVQNDEGKITKINTSKKVQLPNGIPMELVEFDLEDQLTISGYVNGDESHLETYQVLHDATIIEQDGTEVRIAPRDVQFQSAKLWERMLTNFAGPMNNFILAIILFIVFTFIQGGTAVLDTNGIGRVVENGAAAQAGLKENDKILQVDGEKINSWEELTTIITKNPEKKLNFEIQRGQETFEKTVVPEAEKEGDQTVGKLGIYAPMDDSFSAIITGGFTMTLDNSLAIFKALGSLIVHPDINKLGGPVAMFQMSSQAAEQGVTTVILLMAVLSINLGIFNLLPIPALDGGKLVLNIIEGVRGKPLSQEKEGILTLIGFGLLMVLMVLVTWNDIQRFFF; the protein is encoded by the coding sequence ATGAAAACAGCTTTGACATTCATTATTGTCTTTGGTGTTATTGTAATCATACATGAATTTGGCCATTTCTTTTTTGCCAAACGGGCAGGGATCCTAGTTCGTGAATTTGCTATCGGTATGGGACCAAAGATCTACGGACATCAAGGAAAAGACGGTACTACATATACGTTGCGGCTGTTGCCGATCGGCGGGTATGTTCGAATGGCAGGAATGGGGGAAGATGAGACCGAACTTGCGCCGGGAATGCCGATTTCTTTAGTCCAAAATGATGAAGGAAAAATAACGAAGATCAATACGAGTAAAAAAGTTCAATTACCAAATGGCATACCAATGGAATTGGTGGAATTTGATTTGGAAGATCAGCTGACTATATCAGGGTATGTCAACGGTGATGAAAGTCATTTGGAGACCTATCAAGTTTTGCATGACGCTACGATCATTGAACAAGACGGTACCGAAGTTCGAATCGCTCCCCGGGATGTTCAATTCCAATCTGCTAAGTTGTGGGAACGGATGCTGACAAATTTTGCCGGACCGATGAACAATTTCATCTTGGCGATTATTTTGTTTATTGTGTTTACATTTATTCAAGGCGGAACTGCGGTTTTAGACACCAATGGGATCGGTCGAGTAGTGGAAAATGGCGCTGCGGCACAAGCGGGTCTGAAAGAGAATGATAAAATCTTGCAGGTGGATGGAGAAAAAATCAACAGCTGGGAAGAATTGACTACGATCATTACAAAGAATCCTGAGAAAAAGCTGAATTTTGAGATCCAAAGAGGGCAAGAGACTTTTGAAAAAACGGTTGTTCCAGAAGCGGAAAAAGAAGGCGATCAGACTGTTGGGAAACTAGGCATTTACGCCCCGATGGATGACAGTTTCTCAGCTATCATAACAGGCGGCTTTACAATGACTTTGGATAATTCATTGGCTATTTTCAAAGCATTAGGCAGCTTGATCGTACATCCGGATATCAACAAATTAGGCGGACCAGTAGCGATGTTCCAAATGTCTTCGCAAGCCGCAGAACAAGGAGTGACGACAGTTATTTTGCTGATGGCTGTTTTGTCGATAAATCTGGGGATCTTCAATCTATTGCCAATTCCCGCATTAGACGGAGGCAAACTGGTGTTGAATATTATTGAAGGCGTCCGCGGCAAACCATTAAGTCAAGAAAAAGAAGGAATATTGACACTGATCGGATTTGGGTTGCTGATGGTGTTGATGGTGCTGGTGACATGGAATGATATCCAGCGGTTTTTCTTTTAA
- a CDS encoding phosphatidate cytidylyltransferase yields the protein MRQRVITAVVALVIFLPIVYVGGIAIEVTAALLAVVGVYELFRMKGLDIVSFEGIISAIGAVFLVLPIMDWLSSGENNQFLLFYLTVMVLLGVSVISKNTYTIDEAGFPVIVSLYVGVGFQNFVAARMESLVVLIFGLFIVWATDIGAYMVGRKYGKNKLWPEISPNKTIEGAIGGIISAVVVAAIYLLLFPGKEYFGHGTLVMILLTIVFSVVGQFGDLVESAIKRHYDVKDSGNILPGHGGILDRFDSLLFVFPLMHLLGVF from the coding sequence GTGAGACAACGTGTTATAACTGCTGTCGTGGCATTGGTGATTTTTTTACCGATCGTCTATGTCGGCGGCATTGCCATTGAAGTTACTGCGGCTTTACTAGCAGTGGTGGGCGTCTATGAGTTATTCCGAATGAAAGGATTGGATATCGTCAGTTTTGAAGGGATCATTTCTGCGATCGGGGCAGTCTTCCTGGTTCTGCCGATCATGGATTGGCTTTCTTCAGGAGAAAACAACCAATTCCTACTGTTTTATTTGACAGTCATGGTGCTGTTGGGAGTATCGGTTATTTCTAAAAATACCTATACTATCGATGAAGCAGGATTTCCGGTGATCGTGAGTTTATATGTCGGCGTCGGATTCCAAAACTTCGTGGCTGCCAGAATGGAAAGCTTAGTGGTATTGATTTTCGGTTTGTTTATCGTTTGGGCGACAGATATCGGAGCCTATATGGTAGGCCGTAAATATGGAAAAAATAAATTATGGCCAGAAATCTCACCTAATAAAACTATTGAAGGCGCGATCGGCGGAATCATTAGCGCAGTGGTAGTTGCTGCCATCTACCTATTACTGTTTCCTGGAAAAGAATACTTTGGACACGGTACATTGGTCATGATCTTATTGACCATCGTCTTTTCAGTTGTTGGACAATTCGGCGACTTGGTTGAATCAGCTATCAAACGCCATTATGATGTGAAGGATTCTGGAAATATCTTGCCAGGACATGGCGGGATCTTGGATCGCTTCGACAGCCTGTTGTTCGTTTTTCCCCTTATGCACTTATTGGGTGTATTTTAA
- a CDS encoding PolC-type DNA polymerase III, whose product MSENRETFAILLDQIQLEPEERQHPLISTGEIKEVIVHRQSKVWSFVITFDQILPVFLYQSFRQHLEMAFKDIAKVALTIETKTSDFDELLLQEYWAVAIANHSCDTQLAQQTIKSQLPLLKDKKVLLPISNEAVIPYLVQQYLPIVEQSYRRVGFPAFRIEPRVDEQQAQAALKELEARKEEQAQVFMQQAADNLAAHEQRKKEKKERGPVLEGPIQLGRNIPADEPITPMGNILEEERRITIEGYVFDKEVRELRSKRKILTLKITDYTSSFIVKKFSNNETDEQIFDAIAKGSWLKVRGSIQEDTFMRDLVMNAQDLVEVKHAERKDYAPEGEKRVELHLHSNMSTMDATANVGELVAQAGKWGHKAIAITDHGGAQAFPEAHQAGKKAGVKILYGVEANIVDDGVLIAYNDQHLSLTDSTYVVFDVETTGLSAVYDTIIELAAVKMHKGNVIATFDEFIDPGHPLSNTTINLTGITDEMVRGSKSEREVLELFREFSKDTILVAHNASFDMGFLNTTYRRLGMPEAQNPVIDTLELARYLYPEFKRFGLGVLSKKFGVGLEQHHRAIYDSEATGHLAWIFVKEAMENHEMFYHDDLNRHVGGENSFKAARPFHATILAQTQDGLKNLFKLISMSNVKYFHDKVPRIPRSELVKLRSGLLVGTACDKGEVFVAMMQKGIDAARELAKFYDYIEVMPKAVYAPLIEQELIKNEKDLEEIIRNLVEIGRELDKPVVATGNVHYLNEEDAIYRKILINSMGGANPLNRHSLPDVHFRTTDEMLTAFQFLGAETAKEIVVENPNKIADLCETVIPVKDQLYTPKIPGSEQEITDLSYQRAKELYGDPLPEIVEKRLEKELNSIIGNGFSVIYLIAQKLVHKSNADGYLVGSRGSVGSSFVATMTGITEVNPLAPHYYCPECQYSEFYEDGSYGSGFDMPEKACPKCGTRLKKDGHDIPFETFLGFHGDKVPDIDLNFSGEYQPEAHNYTKVLFGEDYVYRAGTIGTVADKTAYGFVKGYERDHNLHFRGAEVDRLAKGATGVKRTTGQHPGGIIVIPDYMDVYDFTPIQYPADDLNAEWKTTHFDFHSIHDNILKLDILGHDDPTVIRMLQDLSGVDPKTIPTDDPEVMRIFAGPDVLDVTEEQIYSKTGTLGIPEFGTRFVRGMLEETHPSTFAELLQISGLSHGTDVWLGNAEELIRRGEATLANVIGCRDDIMVYLMHAGLESGMAFKIMETVRKGQWNKIPEELRETYLKAMRENNVPEWYIDSCSKIKYMFPKAHAAAYVLMALRVAYFKVYFPILYYCAYFSVRADDFDLVAMAKGKDAVKASMKEITDKGMDASTKEKNMLTVLELANEMLERGYEFGMIDLYKSDANNFVIEGNKLIAPFRAVPSLGSNVAKQIVEARKDGPFLSKEDLANRGKVSKTLIDYMTEQGVLKDLPDENQLSLFDML is encoded by the coding sequence TTGTCAGAGAATCGAGAAACGTTTGCAATACTTTTGGATCAGATCCAACTTGAGCCAGAAGAACGACAACATCCCTTAATTTCTACAGGTGAAATCAAAGAAGTAATAGTTCATCGGCAATCGAAGGTTTGGTCTTTTGTTATCACTTTTGATCAGATACTGCCGGTCTTTTTGTATCAATCTTTCCGTCAGCATCTTGAGATGGCTTTCAAGGATATTGCGAAAGTCGCATTGACGATCGAAACGAAAACATCAGATTTCGATGAATTGCTTTTACAAGAATATTGGGCGGTAGCCATTGCAAACCATAGTTGTGATACTCAGTTAGCCCAACAGACGATCAAATCGCAATTGCCTTTATTAAAAGATAAAAAAGTACTTTTACCGATCTCCAATGAAGCGGTCATTCCATATCTTGTCCAACAATATTTGCCGATCGTGGAACAAAGTTATCGCCGTGTAGGATTTCCAGCATTTCGGATCGAACCGCGGGTAGATGAACAGCAGGCGCAAGCGGCATTAAAGGAATTGGAAGCTAGAAAAGAAGAACAGGCGCAAGTCTTCATGCAGCAGGCTGCGGATAATCTTGCGGCTCACGAACAGCGGAAAAAAGAGAAGAAGGAACGGGGACCTGTTTTAGAAGGCCCGATCCAACTGGGGCGCAATATTCCAGCAGATGAACCTATCACACCGATGGGAAATATCTTGGAAGAAGAACGACGGATCACCATCGAAGGTTATGTTTTTGATAAAGAAGTGCGGGAACTGCGCTCGAAACGCAAGATCTTGACCCTGAAAATCACTGACTATACATCATCTTTTATTGTCAAGAAATTTTCCAATAATGAAACGGATGAACAGATCTTTGACGCGATCGCCAAAGGCAGTTGGCTGAAAGTTCGAGGAAGTATCCAAGAAGACACCTTCATGCGGGATCTGGTCATGAACGCGCAAGATTTGGTGGAAGTCAAACATGCTGAACGCAAAGATTATGCCCCTGAAGGCGAAAAACGGGTAGAATTACACTTACATTCCAATATGAGTACGATGGATGCGACAGCCAATGTGGGAGAATTAGTAGCCCAAGCTGGAAAATGGGGACACAAAGCCATCGCCATCACGGATCACGGCGGTGCCCAAGCCTTTCCGGAAGCTCACCAAGCTGGTAAAAAAGCAGGCGTGAAAATCTTATACGGCGTTGAAGCGAATATCGTGGATGACGGTGTTTTGATCGCCTACAATGATCAGCACCTTTCCTTGACGGATTCTACTTATGTAGTGTTTGACGTGGAAACGACGGGTCTGTCGGCGGTTTATGATACGATCATCGAATTGGCGGCAGTCAAGATGCATAAAGGGAACGTGATCGCCACCTTTGACGAATTTATCGATCCCGGTCACCCATTATCCAATACGACTATCAATCTGACAGGGATCACTGATGAAATGGTGCGGGGTTCCAAATCAGAAAGAGAAGTCTTAGAATTGTTCCGGGAATTTTCTAAAGATACGATCTTGGTAGCCCACAACGCGTCATTTGATATGGGCTTTCTGAATACGACTTATCGCCGACTAGGGATGCCGGAAGCGCAAAATCCGGTGATCGATACGCTGGAGTTGGCACGTTACTTGTATCCGGAATTCAAACGATTCGGTTTGGGCGTATTATCGAAAAAATTCGGTGTCGGATTGGAACAGCATCACCGGGCCATCTATGACTCGGAAGCGACTGGACATTTGGCATGGATCTTTGTCAAAGAAGCGATGGAAAATCATGAGATGTTCTATCACGATGATCTGAACCGCCATGTAGGAGGAGAGAATTCCTTCAAAGCGGCGCGGCCGTTCCATGCGACGATTTTAGCGCAAACCCAAGACGGATTGAAAAATCTGTTTAAATTGATCTCTATGTCAAACGTCAAATATTTCCATGACAAAGTTCCCCGGATCCCTCGTTCTGAATTAGTCAAATTGCGTTCAGGGCTTTTAGTAGGTACCGCCTGCGACAAAGGGGAAGTTTTCGTGGCGATGATGCAAAAAGGGATCGATGCCGCTCGCGAATTGGCGAAATTTTACGATTATATCGAGGTCATGCCTAAAGCGGTCTATGCACCATTGATTGAACAAGAATTGATCAAAAATGAAAAAGACTTGGAAGAGATCATCCGCAATTTGGTAGAGATCGGTCGTGAATTGGATAAACCGGTCGTTGCTACCGGGAATGTTCATTACTTGAATGAAGAAGACGCCATTTATCGCAAGATTTTGATCAACTCGATGGGCGGGGCGAATCCGTTGAATCGTCACAGCTTGCCGGATGTCCACTTCCGAACGACTGATGAGATGCTGACAGCCTTTCAATTTTTAGGAGCAGAGACCGCTAAAGAGATCGTGGTGGAAAATCCAAATAAGATCGCGGATCTATGCGAAACCGTGATCCCAGTCAAAGATCAGCTGTATACACCAAAGATCCCCGGTTCTGAACAAGAGATCACAGATCTAAGTTATCAACGGGCGAAGGAATTATACGGCGATCCTTTACCGGAGATCGTTGAAAAACGATTGGAAAAGGAATTGAATTCCATCATCGGTAACGGGTTTTCCGTTATCTATCTGATTGCTCAAAAATTAGTGCATAAAAGCAATGCCGATGGTTATCTGGTTGGTTCACGGGGATCGGTGGGTTCCAGTTTTGTTGCCACAATGACCGGGATCACAGAGGTCAATCCACTGGCGCCTCACTATTATTGCCCAGAGTGTCAGTATTCCGAGTTTTACGAAGACGGCTCTTACGGTTCTGGTTTTGATATGCCGGAAAAAGCCTGTCCAAAATGCGGTACACGCTTGAAAAAAGACGGTCATGATATCCCCTTCGAAACTTTCCTAGGCTTCCACGGAGATAAAGTGCCCGATATCGATTTGAACTTCTCTGGTGAATATCAGCCAGAAGCCCATAATTATACGAAGGTGCTTTTTGGTGAGGATTATGTCTATCGGGCAGGAACGATTGGTACCGTAGCGGATAAGACCGCATACGGCTTCGTAAAAGGCTACGAACGCGATCACAACTTGCATTTCCGCGGAGCAGAAGTCGATCGGCTGGCAAAAGGCGCGACTGGTGTCAAGCGGACTACCGGGCAGCACCCGGGGGGGATCATCGTTATCCCTGACTATATGGATGTCTATGATTTCACACCGATCCAATATCCCGCTGATGATTTGAATGCGGAATGGAAAACCACTCACTTTGATTTCCATTCGATCCATGACAATATTTTGAAACTTGATATTCTAGGACACGATGATCCTACCGTTATCCGGATGCTGCAGGATCTTTCCGGAGTTGATCCTAAAACGATCCCGACTGATGATCCGGAAGTAATGCGGATCTTTGCCGGACCGGACGTTTTGGATGTGACGGAAGAACAGATCTATTCTAAGACCGGAACATTGGGGATTCCTGAATTTGGTACCCGTTTTGTACGGGGCATGTTGGAAGAGACCCATCCGTCGACTTTTGCGGAGCTTTTACAAATTTCCGGACTATCACATGGTACGGACGTTTGGCTGGGTAATGCGGAAGAGTTGATCCGCCGCGGTGAAGCGACATTAGCGAACGTTATCGGTTGTCGGGATGACATCATGGTTTACTTGATGCACGCCGGTCTTGAAAGCGGGATGGCCTTCAAGATCATGGAAACCGTGCGTAAAGGACAATGGAACAAGATCCCTGAAGAACTGCGGGAAACTTATTTGAAAGCCATGAGAGAAAACAATGTTCCCGAATGGTACATCGACTCTTGCTCGAAAATCAAATACATGTTCCCGAAAGCCCATGCGGCAGCCTATGTTTTGATGGCGTTGCGGGTGGCATATTTCAAAGTCTACTTCCCAATTTTGTATTATTGTGCATATTTTTCTGTACGTGCTGATGATTTCGATTTGGTAGCTATGGCAAAAG
- a CDS encoding isoprenyl transferase, with amino-acid sequence MLRFFPQKNKYIQETSEFVFAADGPIPKHIAIIMDGNGRWAQNRRLPRIAGHKEGMETVKKVTKHASKLGVKVLTLYAFSTENWKRPTEEVNFLMQLPVDFFDKFVPELIKENVKVHVMGYTEFLPAHTQDAVKRAIEQTKENTGMVLNFALNYGSRAEIVTGVKEIVKKLSAEKLSADAITEEMVADHLMTGFLEPELRDPELVIRTSGEERISNFLLWQIAYSEFFFTPALWPDFDGSLLEDAIAAFQNRDRRFGGLKNKEEDKK; translated from the coding sequence ATGCTGCGTTTTTTCCCGCAAAAAAATAAATACATTCAAGAAACAAGCGAATTTGTTTTTGCAGCTGATGGTCCGATCCCCAAACATATCGCGATCATCATGGATGGTAACGGCCGCTGGGCGCAGAATCGCAGATTACCGCGGATCGCAGGGCATAAAGAGGGAATGGAAACTGTTAAAAAGGTAACGAAACATGCCTCAAAACTTGGCGTCAAAGTCTTGACCTTATATGCCTTTTCTACTGAAAATTGGAAACGTCCCACAGAGGAAGTCAATTTTTTGATGCAGTTGCCGGTGGATTTCTTTGATAAATTTGTTCCGGAATTGATCAAAGAAAATGTCAAAGTCCATGTCATGGGCTATACGGAATTTTTGCCGGCTCATACTCAAGACGCTGTTAAACGCGCCATTGAGCAGACGAAAGAAAATACTGGGATGGTTTTGAATTTTGCCTTGAATTACGGCAGTCGAGCAGAAATCGTTACCGGTGTCAAAGAAATCGTAAAAAAACTATCGGCAGAAAAACTATCCGCGGATGCTATCACCGAAGAAATGGTGGCGGATCATTTAATGACTGGATTTTTAGAACCGGAATTGCGGGATCCTGAACTGGTGATTCGTACCAGCGGCGAAGAACGGATCAGCAATTTCTTGCTGTGGCAAATCGCTTATAGCGAATTCTTTTTTACGCCTGCTTTGTGGCCGGATTTTGATGGCTCATTGTTAGAGGATGCGATCGCGGCATTTCAAAATCGCGATCGGCGTTTCGGCGGACTAAAGAATAAAGAGGAGGATAAAAAGTGA
- the proS gene encoding proline--tRNA ligase, whose translation MKQSQMLIPTLEDLPTMDEPHFYVLVRAGYIRQFASGSYCYLPLAHRVIEKIKGIIREELADIGGQEILLPSQQSTEIWQKDPEIYETEKVTEDPFVALLTQDIYSTTQLPLHLFQFQTKLREKSPIRFGWLKSQEYLLQEGRSFHENEGNLEDFFRRYEEVYRRIFARCKIEVREINGNDAAKGIAEAKEFIAVSEIGEETFFYSTESDYAAHKEIAASQYIPKRLHASIGELEKKSAPDADSLIAAADYFEVDYKKAVRAELFLADGRPVMILTRGDHQVNPNKVRKYLQADRFIKISDEKISSYIDADPVTVSPINLPETIELYADHYVKDVTNGMVGANTKHQWFLNVDPKRDFQPKAFGDFRFAEIGEISPDGQGVLALARGIRLSRLFKKTKSTEMKALALNEAEENISFALGSYELDVNHLFAAIVEQYADEEGLHWPDEIAPFAVHLLQFDVADLAQSQLVAELEASLTERGYDVLIDDRKVATDRKSKDADLIGCPLRLSVGEKAAEGIVEITIKHTGAMVEVRKEELFDTLAILSGSEE comes from the coding sequence ATGAAACAGTCGCAAATGCTGATCCCAACGTTAGAAGATTTACCGACAATGGATGAACCGCATTTTTACGTGTTAGTTCGGGCAGGGTACATTCGTCAATTTGCATCAGGTTCTTATTGTTATTTGCCGCTAGCTCACCGGGTGATTGAAAAGATCAAAGGGATCATCCGGGAGGAATTAGCGGATATCGGTGGTCAAGAAATTTTGCTGCCGTCTCAGCAGTCTACAGAAATATGGCAAAAAGATCCGGAAATTTATGAAACAGAAAAAGTTACTGAGGATCCTTTTGTCGCACTGCTGACCCAAGATATTTATTCCACCACTCAATTGCCCCTCCATCTGTTTCAATTTCAAACAAAGTTGCGGGAAAAGTCGCCTATTCGATTTGGCTGGCTGAAAAGTCAGGAATATCTTTTGCAAGAAGGCCGCTCTTTTCATGAGAATGAGGGGAATTTGGAAGATTTTTTTCGCCGATACGAAGAAGTCTATCGAAGAATATTTGCTCGCTGTAAAATCGAAGTACGTGAGATCAACGGCAACGATGCCGCAAAAGGTATTGCTGAGGCCAAAGAATTTATAGCGGTTTCTGAAATCGGTGAGGAAACTTTTTTCTATTCCACAGAAAGTGATTATGCGGCGCATAAAGAAATAGCCGCCAGTCAATATATCCCCAAACGACTGCATGCCAGCATTGGTGAGCTTGAAAAAAAATCTGCGCCGGATGCGGATTCTCTGATAGCCGCAGCAGATTATTTTGAGGTCGATTATAAGAAAGCCGTCAGAGCAGAATTATTTTTAGCTGATGGCCGTCCAGTCATGATATTGACACGCGGGGACCATCAAGTAAATCCGAACAAAGTAAGAAAATATTTGCAAGCTGACCGTTTCATTAAGATATCGGATGAGAAAATCTCATCATATATTGATGCTGATCCGGTGACCGTAAGTCCTATAAATTTACCTGAAACGATCGAACTTTATGCGGATCATTATGTGAAAGATGTAACCAATGGAATGGTTGGCGCTAATACAAAACATCAATGGTTTTTGAATGTTGACCCAAAACGAGATTTTCAGCCGAAAGCGTTTGGCGATTTTCGATTTGCGGAAATCGGTGAGATCTCTCCTGACGGTCAAGGAGTTTTGGCTCTTGCCAGAGGGATCCGTTTAAGCCGCCTTTTCAAAAAAACAAAGAGCACTGAAATGAAAGCTCTTGCTTTAAATGAGGCGGAAGAGAATATATCATTTGCCCTCGGCAGTTATGAATTAGATGTGAACCATCTGTTTGCGGCGATCGTGGAACAGTACGCGGATGAAGAAGGACTGCATTGGCCGGATGAGATCGCGCCGTTTGCCGTGCATCTGCTGCAATTTGATGTTGCGGATCTTGCTCAGTCACAGTTAGTTGCGGAGTTGGAAGCATCCTTAACTGAAAGAGGTTATGATGTTTTAATAGATGATCGCAAAGTGGCGACAGATAGAAAAAGCAAAGACGCTGATCTGATCGGTTGTCCTTTACGTCTTAGTGTTGGTGAAAAGGCGGCGGAAGGAATCGTAGAGATCACCATCAAACATACCGGTGCTATGGTGGAGGTCCGTAAAGAAGAATTGTTCGATACGCTGGCTATTTTATCTGGCTCAGAAGAGTAG